A stretch of Bacillus pseudomycoides DNA encodes these proteins:
- the citZ gene encoding citrate synthase — translation MGEFSGKGENVMTVIRGLEGVVATTSSVSSIIDDTLTYVGYNIDDLAENATFEEVVYLLWHRKLPNEEELNELKGTLSEYSKVPSEILSYLKQVDLKIAHPMSVLRTAISMLSLYDESAELMDEKSNYLKAVKLQAQVGTLVAAYARIRKGLEVVEPRKDLSLAANFIYMLNDREPNEVEIEAFDKALVLHADHELNASTFTARVCVATLSDVYSGITAAIGALKGPLHGGANENVMKMLKEIGEEENVESYIYNALQNKVKIMGFGHRVYEHGDPRAKHLREMSKKLCVLLGEEKWYNMSIKIEDIVTKEKGLPPNVDFYSASVYHCLGIDHDLFTPIFAISRMSGWLAHILEQYENNRLIRPRADYNGPTHQRYVPLAQR, via the coding sequence TTGGGAGAATTTTCAGGAAAAGGAGAGAATGTCATGACTGTTATTCGAGGATTAGAAGGGGTAGTAGCAACAACATCATCCGTGAGTTCTATTATTGATGATACATTAACGTATGTTGGGTATAATATTGATGATTTAGCGGAAAATGCTACGTTTGAAGAAGTGGTATATTTATTATGGCACCGTAAACTTCCTAATGAAGAGGAATTAAATGAGTTAAAGGGAACTCTATCTGAATATTCTAAAGTTCCAAGTGAGATTTTATCATATTTAAAACAAGTAGATTTAAAGATTGCACATCCGATGTCTGTTTTACGAACTGCGATTTCCATGTTATCATTATACGATGAGAGCGCTGAATTAATGGATGAGAAGTCCAATTATTTGAAAGCGGTTAAATTACAAGCTCAAGTAGGTACTCTTGTTGCAGCGTATGCAAGAATTCGTAAAGGATTAGAAGTTGTTGAGCCACGAAAAGATTTATCATTGGCTGCAAACTTTATCTATATGTTAAATGACCGCGAACCAAATGAAGTGGAAATTGAAGCTTTTGATAAAGCGCTTGTACTTCATGCGGATCATGAGTTAAATGCTTCTACATTTACAGCGCGTGTCTGTGTTGCGACACTTTCAGATGTGTATTCTGGTATTACAGCAGCAATTGGCGCGTTAAAAGGCCCTCTGCACGGTGGGGCAAATGAAAATGTAATGAAGATGTTAAAAGAAATTGGCGAAGAAGAAAATGTAGAATCCTATATTTATAATGCACTTCAAAATAAAGTGAAGATTATGGGATTTGGCCATCGCGTATATGAGCACGGTGATCCTCGTGCGAAACATTTGCGTGAAATGTCTAAGAAATTATGCGTGCTTTTAGGGGAAGAGAAATGGTATAATATGTCTATCAAAATTGAGGACATTGTTACAAAAGAAAAAGGTCTTCCACCAAATGTCGATTTCTATTCTGCTTCCGTTTACCATTGTTTAGGAATTGATCATGACTTATTTACACCAATCTTTGCAATTAGCCGTATGTCAGGATGGTTAGCTCATATTCTAGAACAATATGAAAATAACCGCTTAATCCGTCCACGTGCTGATTACAATGGACCAACGCATCAACGTTATGTACCACTGGCACAACGATAA
- a CDS encoding DUF441 domain-containing protein has product MISQSTLFLFILLIIGLIAKNQSLTVAVGVLFLLKWTFLGDKILPYLQTKGINLGVTVITIAVLVPIATGEIGFKQLGEATKSYYAWIALASGIAVALLAKGGVQLLTSDPHITTALVFGTIIAVALFNGVAVGPLIGAGIAYAVMNIIQMFK; this is encoded by the coding sequence ATGATTAGTCAATCAACGTTATTTTTATTCATACTACTTATTATTGGACTTATTGCTAAAAACCAATCACTTACTGTAGCAGTTGGTGTTTTGTTTTTGTTAAAGTGGACGTTTTTAGGAGATAAAATTCTTCCATATTTACAAACAAAAGGAATTAATCTTGGTGTAACGGTTATTACGATTGCAGTTCTTGTTCCAATTGCTACGGGTGAAATCGGATTTAAGCAGTTAGGTGAAGCGACTAAATCTTATTACGCATGGATTGCTTTAGCGTCAGGAATAGCGGTTGCTCTCTTGGCAAAAGGGGGAGTACAGTTATTAACGAGTGATCCTCATATTACAACTGCGCTCGTATTTGGAACAATTATAGCAGTTGCGTTGTTTAATGGAGTCGCTGTAGGACCATTAATCGGAGCGGGAATTGCTTATGCGGTGATGAACATTATACAGATGTTTAAATGA
- a CDS encoding YnfA family protein: protein MVKAAIVFILAGLAEIGGGYLIWKWIREGGSIWFGLIGGIILCLYGVIATFQVFSSFGRVYAAYGGVFIVMSLLWGWMVDKKTPDLFDWTGAAICLVGVFIILWPRG from the coding sequence ATGGTTAAAGCAGCTATTGTTTTCATTCTTGCCGGTCTAGCTGAAATTGGTGGTGGATATCTCATTTGGAAATGGATACGAGAAGGTGGTTCCATCTGGTTCGGTCTAATCGGAGGCATTATTTTATGTTTATATGGTGTAATTGCCACATTCCAAGTATTTTCGAGTTTCGGCCGTGTTTACGCAGCTTATGGCGGCGTGTTTATTGTGATGAGTTTACTATGGGGATGGATGGTTGATAAAAAAACACCCGATTTGTTCGATTGGACTGGTGCAGCCATTTGTCTTGTTGGTGTGTTTATTATTCTTTGGCCACGTGGTTAA
- the pnpS gene encoding two-component system histidine kinase PnpS — translation MNKFRSRLLFTFVSLIILILVGLGVLLETLFENYYIDHAKERTIKEARYVASLVEAEGIDHVLKAPNIFRRLEEQVPVSIIFVDEEKKVKYSKDKQTVFNQAKIDELSSETAKQKNRVITKETNDKNVFHHAIFVQDADGKQGYILIKSMVAPLKDVHQKTWGLLIIGFVIACLVVVFLGVKITGQYIRPIESVTKVAIELAKGNYKARAYENNSDETGMLSKAINILARNLQEMTLEQEMQQDRLHTLIENMGSGMILIDSRGYISLVNRSYKEIFHVTNEEYLDRLYYEVFLHAEIIELVEEIFMTEVKVRKQMLLPLGIERKHFEVYGAPIIGTNHEWKGIVLVFHDITELKKLEQMRKDFLANVSHELKTPITSIKGFSETLLDGAMENQQFCEHFLHIILKESERMQGLIEDLLDLSKIEQQGFKLNMGTVDMKELLGEIKMVLENKSQDKEISLQVDVLRHVSVIGDPSRLKQIFINLVNNAIVYTPGGGTVSVKVLEDEHNAYIKVSDTGIGISKEEIPRIFERFYRVDKARSRNTGGTGLGLSIVKHLVEAHQGTITVDSKVGEGTIFTVALPKADLEK, via the coding sequence ATGAATAAATTTCGCTCAAGGCTTCTCTTTACATTTGTTTCTCTTATTATTCTTATTTTAGTGGGACTAGGAGTACTCTTGGAAACACTGTTTGAGAATTATTATATTGATCATGCGAAAGAGAGAACAATAAAAGAAGCGCGGTATGTTGCTTCATTAGTAGAGGCAGAGGGTATTGATCATGTTTTAAAAGCACCAAATATATTTAGAAGATTAGAAGAACAAGTTCCTGTTTCGATTATATTTGTTGATGAAGAGAAGAAGGTCAAATATAGTAAAGATAAGCAAACTGTATTCAATCAAGCGAAAATTGATGAACTTTCTTCTGAAACAGCAAAGCAAAAAAATAGAGTGATTACGAAAGAAACAAATGATAAGAACGTATTTCACCATGCGATATTTGTTCAAGATGCAGATGGTAAGCAAGGATATATTCTTATAAAAAGCATGGTAGCTCCTTTGAAAGACGTTCACCAAAAAACGTGGGGATTATTAATTATAGGATTTGTAATTGCTTGTCTTGTCGTTGTCTTTCTTGGTGTGAAAATTACAGGTCAATATATTCGTCCGATAGAGTCTGTTACGAAAGTAGCGATTGAATTGGCGAAGGGTAACTATAAGGCGCGTGCTTATGAAAATAATTCGGATGAAACAGGAATGTTAAGCAAGGCCATCAATATTTTAGCACGTAATTTACAAGAGATGACGTTAGAGCAAGAAATGCAACAAGATCGTTTGCATACACTGATTGAAAACATGGGAAGCGGTATGATTTTAATTGATAGCCGTGGCTATATAAGCCTTGTAAACCGTTCGTATAAAGAAATCTTTCATGTAACGAATGAAGAGTATTTAGACCGCTTATATTATGAAGTGTTTCTCCATGCGGAAATCATTGAACTTGTGGAAGAAATTTTTATGACAGAAGTGAAAGTGCGGAAACAAATGCTGCTGCCACTTGGAATTGAAAGAAAACACTTTGAGGTATATGGTGCGCCAATTATTGGGACGAATCATGAGTGGAAAGGAATTGTTCTCGTATTCCACGATATAACAGAATTAAAGAAATTAGAGCAAATGCGAAAAGACTTTTTAGCAAACGTTTCACATGAACTAAAAACGCCAATCACTTCTATTAAAGGGTTTTCTGAAACTTTGCTTGATGGTGCGATGGAAAATCAGCAGTTTTGCGAGCATTTCTTGCATATTATTTTAAAGGAAAGTGAACGTATGCAAGGATTAATCGAAGACTTATTGGATTTATCAAAGATTGAACAACAAGGCTTTAAGTTAAACATGGGTACTGTTGATATGAAGGAATTGCTCGGAGAAATCAAGATGGTCCTGGAGAATAAATCACAAGATAAAGAAATCTCTTTGCAAGTTGATGTACTGAGACATGTATCTGTAATAGGAGATCCGAGCAGATTAAAGCAAATCTTTATCAATTTAGTTAATAATGCAATTGTATATACACCAGGTGGTGGGACGGTTTCTGTAAAGGTGTTAGAGGATGAACATAACGCCTATATAAAAGTATCTGATACAGGAATTGGGATTAGTAAAGAAGAAATCCCGCGTATTTTTGAACGCTTTTATCGCGTAGATAAAGCGAGAAGCCGAAATACGGGCGGTACAGGCCTAGGGTTATCGATTGTAAAACATTTAGTAGAAGCACATCAAGGGACGATTACTGTGGATAGTAAAGTGGGAGAAGGTACGATATTTACAGTTGCTTTGCCAAAAGCGGATTTGGAAAAGTAG
- the icd gene encoding NADP-dependent isocitrate dehydrogenase: MTTGEKITVTNGVMNVPNNPIIPFIEGDGIGPDIWAAASRVLEAAVEKAYDGEKKIVWKEVLAGEKAFNQTGEWLPEETLNVIREYLIAIKGPLTTPVGGGIRSLNVALRQELDLYVCLRPVRYFEGVPSPVKRPEDTDMVIFRENTEDIYAGIEYAQGSPEAEKVLEFLKETMGVNKIRFPETSGIGIKPISEEGTKRLVRAAIQYAINEKRSSVTLVHKGNIMKFTEGAFKNWGYEVAEQEFGDKVFTWAEYDRIVEKDGKDAANKAMTEAEAAGKIIVKDSIADIFLQQILTRPREFDVVATMNLNGDYISDALAAQVGGIGIAPGANINYVTGHAIFEATHGTAPKYAGLDKVNPSSVLLSGVLLLEHLGWNEAAKLVTASVEKTIASKVVTYDFARLMDGATEVKCSEFADALINNMDLAVIKNA, from the coding sequence GTGACGACAGGAGAAAAAATTACTGTAACGAATGGTGTTATGAATGTACCAAACAATCCGATTATTCCTTTTATTGAAGGCGATGGAATTGGGCCAGATATTTGGGCAGCAGCATCTCGTGTATTAGAAGCAGCTGTTGAAAAAGCTTATGATGGTGAGAAGAAAATTGTTTGGAAAGAAGTGCTTGCAGGGGAAAAAGCATTCAACCAAACAGGTGAATGGTTACCAGAAGAGACGTTAAATGTGATTCGTGAATATTTAATCGCAATTAAAGGTCCACTTACAACTCCTGTTGGTGGTGGTATCCGTTCTCTAAACGTAGCACTTCGTCAAGAGTTAGACTTATACGTATGTTTACGTCCAGTTCGTTATTTTGAAGGTGTTCCTTCACCTGTAAAACGTCCGGAAGATACTGATATGGTAATTTTCCGTGAAAATACAGAAGATATCTATGCTGGTATTGAATATGCACAAGGATCTCCAGAAGCAGAAAAAGTTCTTGAGTTCTTAAAAGAAACAATGGGTGTAAACAAAATTCGCTTCCCAGAAACATCAGGAATTGGTATTAAACCGATTTCAGAAGAAGGGACAAAGCGTCTTGTTCGTGCTGCAATTCAATATGCGATTAATGAAAAACGTTCTTCTGTTACATTAGTTCATAAAGGAAATATTATGAAATTTACAGAAGGAGCTTTCAAAAACTGGGGTTATGAAGTTGCGGAACAAGAGTTTGGCGATAAAGTATTCACTTGGGCTGAATACGATCGTATTGTTGAAAAAGATGGTAAAGATGCAGCGAATAAAGCAATGACAGAAGCTGAAGCGGCTGGTAAAATCATTGTGAAAGATTCTATTGCAGATATCTTCTTACAACAAATTTTAACACGTCCACGCGAGTTCGATGTTGTTGCAACAATGAACTTAAATGGAGATTATATTTCTGATGCGCTTGCAGCACAAGTGGGTGGCATTGGTATTGCACCTGGTGCAAACATTAACTATGTTACTGGACATGCTATTTTTGAAGCGACACATGGTACAGCTCCAAAATATGCAGGTTTAGATAAAGTAAATCCATCTTCTGTTCTTCTTTCAGGAGTATTATTATTAGAGCATTTAGGATGGAATGAAGCTGCGAAATTAGTAACTGCTTCAGTAGAAAAAACAATTGCTTCAAAAGTGGTAACATATGACTTCGCACGTCTTATGGATGGTGCAACTGAAGTGAAATGTTCCGAATTTGCTGATGCTCTTATTAACAATATGGACTTAGCAGTAATCAAAAACGCATAA
- the polA gene encoding DNA polymerase I, whose amino-acid sequence MEKKVVLVDGNNIAYRAFFALPLLNNDKGIHTNAIYGFTMMLMRILEEEKPTHMLVAFDAGKTTFRHKTFSEYKGGRQKTPPELSEQFPFIRELLDAFHVPRYELENYEADDIMGTLAKEASEQGAHVKVISGDKDLLQLVSDNTLVCIPRKGITEVDEYTKEALFEKYSLSPKQIIDMKGLMGDQSDNIPGVPGVGEKTAIKLLTQFETVEAVYENLDQVSGKKLKEKLEANKEQALMSKELATIITDAPITVHVDDIEYKGYEASDVIPMFENLGFTSLLNKLGATPEETAPAELDDISFDIVEEVTGEMLQQDSAIIVEVQEDNYHKADIQGFGIQNENGCYFIPSDVALKSEAFTKWLADDGMRKYTFDAKRAIVALKWKGVEIKGIDFDLLIAAYLLDPADTDKDFRAVAKMKETHAVKSDEEVYGKGAKRAVPEQGVVAEHVARKVHVLYDVQKTFVEELEKNEQYELFTELEMPLARVLAEMEIKGVKVDTERLRNMGDELARRLKEMEQEIYELAGTEFNINSPKQLGVVLFESLNLPVIKKTKTGYSTSADVLDKLMDHHEIIPNILHYRQLGKLNSTYIEGLLKVVHEDSSKIHTRFNQVLTQTGRLSSTDPNLQNIPIRLEEGRKIRQAFIPSKEGWIMYAADYSQIELRVLAHIAKDKGLVEAFQHDMDIHTKTAMDVFGVGKDEVTSNMRRQAKAVNFGIVYGISDYGLSQNLGITRKAAGEFIEKYFASFPGVKEYMDEIVQEAKQNGYVSTLLNRRRYIPEITSRNFNLRSFAERTAMNTPIQGSAADIIKKAMIIMANRLEEEGLQARLLLQVHDELIFEVPKEEVEKLERLVPEVMEHAIELAVPLKVDYSSGPTWYDAK is encoded by the coding sequence TTGGAAAAAAAGGTCGTATTAGTCGATGGGAATAATATCGCGTATCGTGCTTTTTTTGCACTGCCGCTTTTAAATAACGACAAAGGTATACATACGAATGCAATTTATGGTTTTACGATGATGTTAATGAGAATATTAGAAGAAGAAAAACCGACGCATATGCTTGTTGCGTTCGACGCGGGTAAAACAACATTTCGTCACAAAACATTTAGTGAATATAAAGGAGGGCGTCAAAAAACGCCACCTGAATTGTCCGAGCAGTTCCCATTTATTCGTGAACTGTTAGATGCGTTTCATGTACCGCGCTATGAGTTAGAGAACTATGAAGCAGATGACATTATGGGAACACTTGCGAAAGAAGCGAGTGAACAAGGTGCTCATGTAAAAGTTATTTCTGGAGATAAAGATTTACTGCAACTTGTTTCTGATAACACACTTGTATGTATTCCGCGTAAAGGGATTACAGAAGTAGATGAATACACGAAAGAAGCTCTATTTGAAAAATATAGTTTATCGCCAAAGCAAATTATTGATATGAAAGGTTTAATGGGAGACCAATCTGATAATATCCCGGGTGTACCGGGAGTTGGTGAGAAGACTGCGATTAAGTTGCTAACGCAATTTGAAACAGTAGAAGCAGTGTACGAAAATTTAGACCAGGTAAGCGGAAAGAAATTAAAAGAGAAGCTAGAAGCAAATAAAGAGCAGGCGCTCATGAGTAAAGAGCTTGCAACGATTATTACGGATGCGCCGATCACGGTACATGTAGACGATATCGAATATAAAGGTTATGAAGCGAGCGACGTTATTCCAATGTTCGAGAATTTAGGATTTACTTCTCTATTAAACAAGCTTGGTGCTACTCCTGAGGAAACAGCGCCGGCTGAATTAGATGATATTTCATTTGATATTGTAGAAGAAGTGACAGGTGAAATGCTTCAGCAAGATAGTGCGATTATTGTGGAAGTACAAGAAGATAACTATCATAAAGCTGATATTCAAGGTTTTGGTATTCAAAATGAAAATGGCTGCTATTTTATTCCAAGTGATGTTGCACTCAAATCTGAAGCTTTTACGAAGTGGCTTGCAGATGATGGAATGAGAAAGTATACGTTTGATGCAAAGCGTGCCATTGTTGCACTTAAGTGGAAAGGCGTAGAAATCAAGGGGATTGATTTTGATTTACTAATTGCCGCTTATTTACTTGATCCAGCTGATACAGATAAAGATTTCCGTGCTGTAGCAAAAATGAAAGAGACGCACGCTGTTAAATCTGATGAGGAAGTATACGGAAAAGGTGCGAAACGTGCAGTTCCAGAACAAGGTGTAGTTGCGGAGCACGTAGCTCGAAAAGTACATGTATTGTACGATGTGCAAAAAACATTTGTAGAAGAACTAGAAAAAAATGAACAATACGAACTATTTACTGAACTTGAAATGCCACTCGCTCGCGTGTTAGCTGAAATGGAAATAAAAGGCGTGAAAGTTGATACAGAACGCTTGCGTAATATGGGAGATGAACTTGCTAGAAGACTGAAAGAAATGGAACAAGAGATTTATGAACTTGCTGGGACAGAGTTTAACATTAACTCACCAAAGCAGCTTGGTGTAGTTTTATTTGAGAGTTTAAACTTGCCAGTTATTAAAAAGACGAAAACAGGATACTCTACGTCAGCTGATGTGCTGGACAAGTTAATGGATCATCATGAAATTATCCCTAATATTTTACATTATCGTCAATTAGGGAAATTAAATTCGACATATATTGAAGGATTGTTAAAAGTCGTTCATGAAGATTCATCTAAAATTCATACGCGTTTTAATCAAGTGTTAACACAAACAGGACGATTAAGTTCTACAGATCCAAACTTACAAAATATCCCGATTCGTTTAGAAGAAGGAAGAAAAATTCGTCAGGCGTTCATTCCGTCAAAAGAAGGATGGATTATGTATGCTGCCGATTATTCACAAATTGAGCTGCGCGTACTGGCACACATTGCAAAAGATAAAGGGCTAGTTGAAGCGTTCCAACATGATATGGATATTCATACGAAAACGGCAATGGACGTGTTTGGCGTTGGAAAAGATGAAGTAACATCGAATATGAGACGTCAAGCAAAAGCGGTTAACTTCGGAATTGTGTATGGTATTAGTGACTATGGACTTTCACAAAACTTAGGAATTACACGAAAAGCAGCAGGGGAATTTATTGAAAAGTATTTCGCAAGTTTCCCTGGTGTAAAAGAATATATGGATGAGATTGTACAAGAAGCGAAGCAAAATGGATACGTTTCTACATTATTAAATCGCCGCCGTTATATTCCAGAAATTACAAGTCGTAATTTTAATTTACGCAGCTTTGCAGAGCGTACTGCGATGAATACGCCAATTCAAGGTAGCGCGGCAGATATTATTAAAAAAGCGATGATTATTATGGCGAATCGCTTAGAAGAAGAAGGATTGCAAGCACGTCTTCTTCTACAAGTACACGATGAATTGATTTTTGAAGTGCCAAAAGAAGAGGTAGAAAAATTAGAGAGGCTTGTACCTGAAGTAATGGAACATGCTATTGAACTTGCTGTTCCGCTAAAAGTGGATTATTCTTCTGGTCCAACTTGGTATGATGCAAAATAA
- a CDS encoding response regulator transcription factor, with amino-acid sequence MSNRILVVDDEEFILTLIEFNLQQAGFEVITAMDGEVALQKAITERPDLIILDLMLPKMDGMEVCKELRLQRVMTPILMLTAKDDEFDKVLGLELGADDYMTKPFSPREVVARVKAILRRTKLQDEQVPEVQDENSINIVDLKILPEFYEAYFQGEKLELTPKEFELLVYLARNKGRVLTRDQLLSAVWNYDFAGDTRIVDVHISHLRDKIEKNTKKPAYIKTIRGLGYKLEEPKGNE; translated from the coding sequence ATGAGCAATCGAATTTTAGTTGTTGATGATGAGGAGTTTATCTTAACTTTAATTGAATTTAACTTACAGCAAGCAGGATTTGAAGTTATAACAGCGATGGATGGTGAAGTAGCGCTTCAAAAAGCGATAACGGAACGTCCAGATCTGATTATATTAGATTTAATGCTTCCAAAAATGGATGGTATGGAAGTGTGTAAAGAATTGCGTTTGCAAAGGGTTATGACACCAATTTTAATGCTCACAGCGAAAGATGACGAGTTTGATAAAGTGTTAGGACTTGAACTTGGGGCTGATGATTATATGACAAAGCCTTTTAGTCCAAGGGAAGTTGTTGCACGCGTAAAGGCGATTTTACGCCGTACGAAATTGCAAGATGAACAAGTTCCAGAAGTACAGGACGAAAACAGTATCAATATCGTTGATTTGAAAATTTTACCTGAGTTTTATGAAGCGTATTTCCAAGGGGAAAAGTTAGAGTTGACGCCAAAAGAATTTGAATTACTTGTATATTTAGCGAGAAATAAGGGACGTGTGTTAACACGTGATCAGTTATTAAGTGCGGTATGGAATTATGATTTTGCCGGTGATACAAGAATCGTCGATGTTCATATTAGCCATTTACGAGATAAAATTGAAAAGAATACGAAAAAACCAGCATATATTAAAACAATTCGTGGATTAGGGTATAAATTAGAGGAGCCAAAGGGGAATGAATAA
- a CDS encoding MaoC/PaaZ C-terminal domain-containing protein, whose amino-acid sequence MLKKKVQIGRRMDEITVGEKLSITEKIEDKDLLLYLGLTNDSNPLYIQHDYASQTPYEKPIVPSIMLTGMVTTAVTKYLPGPGSHVVRKDLTFVKPVHHYETLQIHFEVVAVSEEKHTIDMRVFAYDEKEEVVVKGVLTVTPPYKSASILEKALDNF is encoded by the coding sequence ATGTTAAAGAAGAAGGTTCAAATTGGTCGTCGAATGGATGAAATTACAGTAGGGGAAAAGTTATCTATCACTGAAAAAATTGAGGATAAAGATCTATTATTGTATTTAGGGTTAACAAATGATTCAAATCCATTATATATCCAGCATGATTACGCATCCCAAACTCCTTATGAAAAGCCAATTGTACCAAGCATTATGTTAACAGGTATGGTTACAACAGCGGTAACGAAATATTTACCAGGCCCAGGCAGTCATGTTGTTAGGAAGGATCTTACTTTTGTGAAACCTGTACACCATTATGAAACTTTGCAAATTCATTTTGAGGTTGTAGCTGTTTCGGAAGAGAAACATACAATTGATATGCGTGTATTCGCTTATGATGAAAAAGAAGAAGTAGTTGTCAAAGGTGTATTAACGGTGACGCCACCATACAAATCAGCTTCTATTTTAGAAAAAGCGTTAGATAATTTTTAA
- the mdh gene encoding malate dehydrogenase: protein MTIKRKKVSVIGAGFTGATTAFLLAQKELADVVLVDIPQLENPTKGKALDMLEASPVQGFDANIIGTSDYADTADSDVVVITAGIARKPGMSRDDLVATNSKIMKSITQDIAKHSPNTIIVVLTNPVDAMTYSVFKEAGFPKERVIGQSGVLDTARFRTFIAQELNLSVKDITGFVLGGHGDDMVPLVRYSYAGGIPLETLIPKERLEAIVERTRKGGGEIVSLLGNGSAYYAPAASLVEMTEAILKDQRRVLPAIAYLEGEYGYSDLYLGVPVILGGNGIEKIIELELREEEKEALDRSVESVRNVMKVLA, encoded by the coding sequence ATGACAATCAAACGCAAAAAAGTTTCAGTCATCGGTGCAGGATTTACAGGAGCAACAACAGCGTTCTTATTAGCTCAAAAAGAGCTTGCAGATGTTGTATTAGTGGACATTCCACAACTGGAGAATCCAACAAAAGGAAAAGCGTTAGATATGTTAGAAGCAAGCCCTGTACAAGGTTTTGATGCTAACATTATCGGCACATCTGATTACGCAGATACTGCTGATTCTGACGTTGTTGTTATTACAGCAGGTATTGCACGTAAACCAGGAATGAGCCGTGATGATTTAGTAGCGACCAACTCTAAAATTATGAAAAGTATCACGCAAGATATTGCAAAACATTCGCCAAACACAATTATTGTTGTGTTAACAAATCCAGTTGACGCAATGACATATTCTGTATTTAAAGAAGCTGGATTCCCGAAAGAGCGCGTTATCGGTCAATCTGGTGTATTAGATACAGCTCGTTTCCGTACATTCATCGCACAAGAATTGAATCTTTCGGTAAAAGACATTACAGGATTCGTTCTTGGTGGTCATGGTGATGACATGGTACCTCTTGTACGTTACTCTTATGCAGGTGGTATTCCATTAGAAACATTAATTCCTAAAGAGCGCTTAGAAGCAATCGTAGAACGTACGCGTAAAGGCGGCGGTGAAATTGTAAGCTTACTAGGAAACGGTAGTGCATACTACGCGCCAGCTGCTTCTTTAGTTGAAATGACTGAAGCGATCTTAAAAGATCAACGCCGCGTCTTACCAGCTATCGCATACCTTGAAGGTGAATATGGTTATAGTGACCTTTACTTAGGGGTACCAGTAATTCTAGGTGGTAACGGAATTGAAAAAATTATTGAATTAGAGCTTCGTGAAGAGGAAAAAGAAGCGTTAGATCGTTCAGTAGAATCTGTACGTAACGTTATGAAAGTTCTTGCTTAA